A genomic stretch from Lathyrus oleraceus cultivar Zhongwan6 chromosome 2, CAAS_Psat_ZW6_1.0, whole genome shotgun sequence includes:
- the LOC127118683 gene encoding uncharacterized protein LOC127118683 has protein sequence MEAFLSDPEPVRVKRKTLQAVLEQCQRALELINNASDQDDGDVSDSNDESLPSTPPDPEADQLCDLLKSRLECPDFLEKLECAQASVYQNTVEEGSSWDLVSENDLWEGVDSDEEDYVLVRQDDIVDGIACFMAAYLLSLKKTKDLTPNQLQDALSKTFSVKKKKGKLRKAWDGSKVIYNVASWGATAIGIYQNPVILRAATKAFWTSCQVISKLI, from the exons ATGGAAGCTTTTCTGTCGGATCCCGAACCGGTTCGGGTCAAGAGGAAAACTCTTCAAGCCGTCTTGGAACAGTGTCAGCGAGCCCTTGAACTCATCAATAACGCTTCCGATCAAGACGACGGCGATGTTTCTGATTCTAATGATGAAAGTCTCCCTTCTACACCACCCGATCCAGAAGCCGATCAG TTGTGTGACTTGCTTAAATCAAGACTTGAGTGCCCTGATTTCCTTGAGAAGTTAGAGTGTGCACAGGCGTCGGTTTATCAGAACACAGTTG AAGAAGGTAGTTCTTGGGATTTGGTCAGTGAAAATGATCTTTGGGAAGGTGTTGACTCTGATGAAGAAGATTATGTTCTTGTTAGACAAGATGATATAGTGGATGGAATTGCTTGCTTTATGGCTGCCTATTTGTTGTCTCTTAAGAAAACCAAG GATTTGACTCCAAATCAACTCCAGGATG CACTCAGCAAGACATTTTcggtgaaaaagaaaaagggaaaGCTTCGAAAGGCCTGGGATGGGAGCAAAGTTATTTATAATGTTGCATCATGGGGGGCTACAGCCATAGG GATATATCAAAATCCTGTTATTCTAAGGGCTGCAACTAAAGCATTCTGGACTTCTTGTCAAGTGATATCAAAGCTAATCTGA
- the LOC127118685 gene encoding uncharacterized protein LOC127118685 produces MFTEGLDKNALRWVREKEVPFSNTTMRSRKDPINGMMSGGGRGFGLPPPAKFRSGHLPANGFTVAASERFDSGSNTDMDVSVDSEEEVYGGEYSLDSSPQDNRIPNGAARRNGNGSQMPRPRYASDYTFSDVSSSRETLAGRKGLTRDPIRRATSNVRQNGFIEDESSDSADSSEFSSTQVGSVNGTLPKSRAYVSAGYASRVPSRMNQQSSAEKNGRLSDDEDVPSAPPFCGSTPEIRPTNEQISTSTARSTPNKAEESSTLKSVTRDKFENHGDASSEQFVRPATGSEGAASSNPHPPRLPTFHASALGPWQAVIAYDACARLCLHAWAMQCMEAPMFLENECSLLRDAFGLRQVLLQPEEELLVKCNAELSSEGVVPKPKILIGKLKVQVRKVKMGVDPPTGCSMSSIVTDKIKMESVRYQFSNLQSKISSGWHALRKVRFVPHLPANGSFTHKSLAYVHASTRYIQQVSGLLKVGVTTLRSNSASYDAVQETFSCSLRLKSLVEEDAIKLHPGSEETHMFFPDSLGDDLLIEVQDSKGKHFGRVLVQVAAITDNPADKLRWWPIYHEPDHELVGKIQLSINYTTSADDNSHLKCGSVAETVAYDLVLEVAMKVQGFQQRNLLLDGPWKWLLTEFASYYGVSEIYTKLRYLSYVMDVATPTADCLNLVYTLLAPVIMKGNSKTSLSHQENRLLGETKEEIEQILSLTFENYKSLDESSLSGIIEVFRPASDRAAPALEPAVKLYKLLHDILSPEAQTALCHYFQVAAKKRARRHLSDTDEYITQNNEGCLMDHMTITIAYQKMKTLCTNLRNEIYTDIQIHNQNILPSFVDLPNLSASIYSTELCNRLRAFLISCPPTGPSSPVAELLIATSDFQRDLSAWNINPIKGGVDAKELFHLYILVWIQDKRQSLLESCKLDKVKWSGVRTQHSTTPFVDDMYERLKETLTDYEVIICRWPEYIMVLENAIADIEKAIVEALDKQYADVLAPLKESMTPKKFGLKYVQKLAKRSTCAYVVPDEVGILLNSLKRMLDTLRPRIESQFRSWGSCLPNAGNTAPGERLSEVTVMLRAKFRNYLQAIVEKLVENTKLQNATKLKKILQESKETVVESDLKGRMQPLKEQLASTISHIHSVCETHVFISICRGYWDRMGQEILSFLENRKENKSWYKGSRVAVSVLDDTFASQMQQLLGNAIQEKDMEAPRCIMEVRSMLCKDAPNHKDNSFYY; encoded by the exons ATGTTCACAGAAGGACTTGACAAAAACGCGCTTCGATGGGTCAGAGAG AAGGAAGTTCCATTCTCAAACACAACGATGAGATCTCGAAAGGATCCCATTAATGGGATGATGAGTGGTGGAGGAAGAGGGTTTGGATTACCACCACCAGCAAAATTTAGAAGTGGCCATCTTCCTGCAAATGGATTTACTGTGGCAGCGTCTGAGAGGTTTGACAGCGGTTCTAATACTGATATGGATGTTAGTGTTGATTCAGAGGAGGAAGTTTATGGTGGCGAGTATTCTTTGGATTCATCACCACAAGACAATAGAATCCCCAATGGTGCTGCTAGGAGAAACGGGAATGGTTCCCAGATGCCACGACCACGATATGCGAGCGATTACACGTTCTCTGATGTTAGTTCGTCTCGAGAAACACTGGCAGGACGGAAGGGATTGACGAGGGATCCAATTAGGAGAGCTACTTCTAATGTAAGGCAGAATGGTTTCATCGAGGATGAATCGTCGGATTCGGCGGACAGCTCAGAATTCTCTTCCACGCAAGTAGGAAGTGTCAATGGCACTCTTCCGAAAAGTAGGGCTTATGTGTCAGCAGGGTATGCTTCCAGAGTACCTTCAAGGATGAATCAACAAAGTTCTGCAGAAAAG AATGGAAGATTATCGGACGACGAGGATGTTCCGAGTGCACCTCCATTTTGTGGTTCTACTCCAGAGATAAGACCAACTAATGAGCAAATTTCAACTTCTACAGCTCGCAGTACTCCAAATAAAGCAGAAGAATCAAGTACCTTAAAATCTGTAACCAGGGATAAGTTTGAGAACCATGGAGATGCAAGCTCGGAACAATTTGTCAG ACCTGCTACCGGTTCTGAGGGTGCTGCATCCTCTAATCCACATCCACCCCGCCTTCCAACATTTCATGCAAG TGCTCTCGGACCATGGCAAGCAGTAATTGCATATGATGCTTGTGCACGTCTTTGCCTTCATGCTTGGGCAATGCAATGTATGGAAGCTCCTATGTTCTTGGAAAATGAATGTTCTTTACTAAGGGATGCATTTGG ATTGCGACAAGTGCTACTTCAACCCGAAGAGGAATTATTGGTGAAATGCAATGCAGAGCTTTCCAGCGAGGGTGTTGTGCCTAAACCAAAAATACTTATTGGCAAGTTGAAGGTGCAAG TACGTAAAGTCAAAATGGGTGTCGACCCTCCTACTGGCTGTAGCATGTCATCCATAGTGACAGACAAAATTAAAATGGAATCAGTGCGATACCAATTCTCAAATTTACAGTCAAAAATATCTTCTGGTTGGCACGCTCTTAGGAAAGTCCGCTTTGTACCACATTTGCCTGCTAATGGCTCATTCACACACAAAAGCTTGGCATATGTGCATGCTAGCACTCGCTATATACAGCAAGTCTCTGGACTCCTGAAAGTTGGTGTAACAACTTTGCGGAGCAATTCAGCATCCTATGATGCTGTGCAAG AGACATTCTCGTGTTCTTTAAGACTGAAAAGCTTAGTTGAAGAAGATGCCATTAAGTTGCATCCTGGATCTGAAGAAACCCATATGTT TTTTCCAGATAGTCTTGGAGATGATTTGCTTATTGAAGTTCAAGATTCTAAGGGAAAACATTTTGGCCGTGTTCTTGTCCAAGTGGCTGCTATAACTGATAATCCG GCGGACAAATTACGCTGGTGGCCTATTTATCATGAGCCAGACCACGAGCTTGTTGGCAAGATACAACTTAGTATAAATTATACTACAAGTGCAGATGACAATAGTCATCTTAAG TGTGGTTCTGTAGCAGAGACAGTTGCGTATGACTTAGTTTTAGAAGTTGCGATGAAAGTTCAAGGCTTCCAACAAAGGAACCTATTGTTAGATGGTCCGTGGAAATGGCTCTTGACAGAGTTTGCTTCATATTATGGTGTATCTGAGATATATACCAAACTGAG ATATCTATCGTATGTAATGGATGTAGCTACACCAACTGCAGACTGCCTTAACTTGGTATATACTCTGCTGGCACCTGTTATAATGAAGGGAAATAGCAAAACTTCTTTGAGCCATCAGGAG AACCGATTATTAGGAGAAACCAAGGAAGAAATTGAACAGATACTCTCACTTACTTTCGAGAATTACAAGTCACTCGATGAGTCATCTTTATCTGGTATCATCGAGGTTTTCAGGCCAGCATCTGATCGTGCAGCGCCCGCCCTGGAACCTGCTGTTAAACTTTACAAGCTTCTTCACGATATCCTATCTCCCGAGGCCCAAACTGCTTTATGTCATTATTTCCAG GTTGCGGCAAAAAAGAGGGCTAGAAGACACCTTTCTGATACAGATGAATATATTACACAGAATAATGAAGGTTGTTTGATGGATCATATGACTATTACTATTGCTTACCAGAAGATGAAAACTCTATGCACAAATCTCAGGAATGAAATCTATACTGATATCCAGATTCATAATCAAAATATACTTCCTAG CTTTGTAGATCTGCCAAATCTTTCTGCTTCCATATACAGCACAGAGCTCTGCAACAGATTACGAGCGTTCCTCATATCTTGTCCACCGACAGGCCCATCATCACCCGTAGCAGAACTTCTTATTGCTACATCAGATTTTCAAAGAGATCTTTCAGCCTGGAATATCAA TCCTATCAAAGGTGGAGTTGACGCAAAAGAGCTGTTCCATTTGTATATTCTTGTTTGGATCCAAGATAAACGTCAATCTTTGCTCGAGTCATGCAAATTAGACAAG GTGAAGTGGTCTGGAGTTAGAACACAGCATTCTACTACTCCCTTTGTTGATGACATGTATGAGCGGCTGAAGGAGACATTGACCGACTACGAGGTCATCATTTGCCGTTGGCCGGAGTATATAATGGTTTTAGAAAAT GCAATAGCTGATATTGAAAAGGCCATTGTGGAAGCTTTAGATAAACAATACGCGGATGTATTAGCTCCTCTTAAAGAAAGCATGACTCCGAAGAAATTCGGGCTGAAATATGTCCAGAAACTTGCAAAACGATCTACATGCGCATACGTGGTTCCTGATGAG GTTGGAATTCTTTTGAACTCTTTGAAGAGAATGCTCGACACCTTACGTCCTAGGATTGAATCACAGTTCAGATCATGGGGTTCTTGCTTGCCAAATGCCGGAAATACAGCACCTGGTGAGCGACTCAGTGAAGTGACAGTGATGCTGAGAGCAAAGTTCAGAAACTACCTGCAGGCTATTGTGGAGAAACTCGTCGAGAAT ACGAAGTTACAGAATGCTACCAAGTTAAAAAAGATTCTTCAAGAATCCAAGGAAACTGTGGTAGAGTCTGATTTAAAAGGTAGAATGCAGCCACTGAAAGAGCAGTTAGCCAGTACTATAAGTCACATCCACAGTGTCTGCGAAACTCATGTTTTCATTTCCATCTGTCGAGGTTATTGGGATCGAATGGGCCAG GAAATTTTGAGTTTCTTGGAGAACCGAAAAGAGAATAAATCATGGTACAAGGGTTCAAGGGTGGCTGTTTCT GTTCTGGATGATACATTTGCCTCACAGATGCAACAGCTTCTAGGAAATGCAATACAAGAGAAGGACATGGAGGCACCTAGATGCATCATGGAAGTTCGTTCTATGCTATGTAAAGATGCCCCTAATCACAAGGACAACAGTTTTTACTATTAG